One Ricinus communis isolate WT05 ecotype wild-type chromosome 2, ASM1957865v1, whole genome shotgun sequence DNA segment encodes these proteins:
- the LOC8283161 gene encoding protein PHLOEM UNLOADING MODULATOR has protein sequence MRRLTPVRTTGGLGVAAISYVAVDYLRNISPTWHERLQPALWSILALIAISRVPFYKHWSSEIRAAIPFVGSMLFMLSCLLFEALCVRFSTAVLGLDWHRGTPPLPDAGQWLLLSLNEKLPEPLVEILRAHIIGLHHYLMLFMILAFSVLFDSVEAPGLGLGARYMFTMAIGRFLRAITFVSTILPSARPWCAASRFSVPAYPHHWAQKYYVPYASDANAIRQIIQQDIAYADTGELLRDYRPNWGSMNFLIDILRPTSRGSWFSLLKKAGGGCNDLIYSGHMLVAVLTAMAWTEAYGGFSSGIIWLLVLHSAQREIRERHHYTVDCIVAIYVGILLWKMTGCIWPTKNGTRRRKVSKLEKIQRRLIQAAKDSDMEEVRELLKEVELSNQETQNKGQSKFMWVFACVTIISALAIVLLAFTLTSDG, from the exons ATGAGGCGTTTAACTCCGGTGAGAACCACCGGCGGTCTAGGCGTGGCCGCGATATCGTACGTGGCGGTGGACTACCTCCGCAACATATCCCCGACTTGGCATGAGCGGCTGCAGCCAGCACTTTGGTCAATACTCGCACTAATAGCAATCTCTCGTGTTCCTTTCTACAAGCACTGGTCCTCCGAGATTCGCGCCGCTATTCCATTTGTCGGTTCAATGCTTTTTATGCTCTCTTGTCTTCTCTTTGAAGCTCTTTGTGTTCGCTTCTCCACCGCCGTTCTTGGCCTTGATTGGCACCg TGGTACACCTCCTCTTCCTGACGCTGGCCAGTGGTTGCTCCTCTCACTGAATGAGAAACTTCCTGAACCTTTGGTTGAGATTCTGAGAGCTCATATTATTGGACTGCACCATTATCTGATGTTGTTTATGATACTGGCATTCTCTGTACTGTTCGACTCTGTAGAAGCCCCTGGCCTTGGACTAGGAGCACGGTACATGTTCACGATGGCAATTGGCCGTTTTCTTCGGGCTATAACTTTTGTCTCCACAATTCTTCCATCTGCTCGACCTTGGTGTGCTGCATCTCGGTTTTCAGTTCCAGCATATCCTCATCATTGGGCTCAAAAGTATTATGTCCCTTATGCTTCAGATGCTAATGCTATTCGTCAGATTATACAACAGGATATAGCCTATG CTGATACTGGTGAACTCCTGAGGGATTACCGTCCCAATTGGGGTTCAATGAATTTCCTGATAGATATCTTACGACCGACTTCAAGAGGATCATGGTTCAGTCTACTGAAAAAAGCTGGAGGTGGCTGCAATGACCTCATATACAGTGGCCACATGCTTGTTGCTGTACTAACAGCTATGGCTTGGACG GAAGCTTATGGAGGTTTTAGCTCAGGCATTATATGGCTGCTTGTACTGCACAGTGCACAGAGAGAAATACGGGAACGCCACCATTATACTGTAGACTGTATCGTGGCCATATATGTAGGCATCCTTCTCTGGAAGATGACAGGTTGTATCTGGCCAACTAAGAATGGCACTAGAAGAAGAAAGGTCTCGAAGCTTGAGAAGATTCAGCGTAGATTAATCCAAGCTGCAAAAGACTCGGACATGGAAGAAGTGAGGGAGCTTCTTAAGGAGGTTGAATTAAGCAATCAGGAAACCCAGAACAAGGGCCAAAGCAAGTTTATGTGGGTGTTTGCTTGTGTGACCATTATCTCAGCACTTGCGATTGTTCTTCTAGCCTTCACATTGACAAGCGACGGGTGA
- the LOC8283160 gene encoding sterol 3-beta-glucosyltransferase UGT80B1: MGSNGVDHPLKNSEEEGISSNQELEKSFHQTGGVEGSVTLEFVSLDEEFEAGPLQETPTQETDLGNTRADPLHETRKQEENSGQRPSVLEIFQSKELNITSSPRRGLDHCTTAPVRAHRHPLLDDHDNIIFYRSMTEKKTSKHELKLDRLSENEKQKLIIELVKIQNDGTVEVDIEKSAPVASELLELSSVEGASFYVDDNSLSPSNKSIPRLKIAILVVGTRGDVQPFLAMAKRLQEFGHHVRLATHANFRSFVRSAGVEFYPLGGDPRVLAGYMARNKGLIPSGPGEISIQRKQLKAIIESLLPACTEPDMETGVPFRAQAIIANPPAYGHVHVAEALGVPIHIFFTMPWTPTYEFPHPLARVPQSAGYWLSYIVVDLLIWWGIRGHINSFRKKKLKLPPIAYFSMYRGSVSHLPTGYLWSPHLVPKPSDWGPIVDVVGYCFLNLGSEYQPKEQFNEWIQKGTKPIYIGFGSMPLEDPKKTTDMILEALKDTGQRGIIDRGWGDLGNLMEVPENVFLLEDCPHDWLFPQCAAVVHHGGAGTTATGLKAGCPTTIVPFFGDQFFWGDIVHKQGLGPAPIPIAQLNVESLSDAIRFMLQPEVKSRAMELAKLIENEDGVAAAVNAFHRHLPPELPLPAASSDEDEGHPNSIQWFFIQLNRWCCLPCRV; the protein is encoded by the exons ATGGGGAGTAATGGAGTAGATCATCCATTGAAGAACTCAGAAGAGGAAGGAATCAGCAGCAACCAGGAACTGGAAAAGAGCTTCCACCAGACTGGTGGTGTTGAAGGGTCAGTGACATTAGAGTTTGTTTCTTTAGATGAAGAATTTGAAGCAGGTCCTCTTCAAGAAACACCAACACAGGAGACAGATTTGGGAAATACAAGAGCTGATCCCCTTCATGAAACAAGAAAACAGGAGGAAAATTCGGGGCAGCGTCCATCAGTTCTAGAGATTTTTCAATCAAAAGAATTGAACATTACCTCTTCCCCTAGACGAG GTTTGGATCACTGCACCACCGCCCCTGTTCGCGCCCATAGACATCCTCTTCTTGATGACCATGATAACATCATATTCTATAGATCCATGACAGAGAAGAAGACCTCAAAGCATGAGCTAAAATTGGATAGACTATCAGAAAATGAAAAG caaaaactaattattgaGCTAGTCAAGATTCAAAATGATGGAACAGTGGAAGTTGATATAGAAAAAAGTGCACCCGTTGCTTCTGAATTGCTAGAGCTTTCCTCTGTTGAAGGGGCATCCTTCTATGTTGATGATAACTCTCTTAGTCCTTCCAATAAATCAATTCCAAGGTTAAAAATTGCCATTCTTGTGGTTGGAACAAGAGGAGATGTACAGCCTTTTCTAGCTATGGCCAAGAGACTTCAG GAATTTGGTCATCATGTTAGGTTGGCAACTCATGCTAACTTCAGAAGCTTTGTAAGGTCAGCTGGTGTAGAGTTTTATCCCTTGGGTGGTGACCCTCGGGTTTTGGCAGGAT ATATGGCCAGAAATAAAGGTCTCATCCCATCTGGACCAGGAGAAATAAGCATCCAAAGGAAGCAGCTGAAAGCCATAATTGAGTCTCTTCTTCCAGCATGCACAGAACCAGATATGGAAACTGGTGTGCCTTTTAGAGCCCAGGCAATTATTGCAAACCCACCTGCTTATG GACATGTACATGTTGCTGAAGCACTTGGGGTACCGATTCACATTTTCTTCACAATGCCTTGGAC GCCGACTTATGAATTTCCTCATCCTCTAGCACGTGTACCACAAAGTGCTGGCTATTGG CTCTCTTACATTGTTGTGGATTTACTTATATGGTGGGGAATAAGAGGACATATAAATAGCTTTAGGAAAAAAAAGCTGAAGCTTCCCCCAATTGCATACTTCAGTATGTATCGTGGATCAGTATCTCACTTGCCAACAGGTTATTTGTGGAGTCCCCATCTTGTTCCAAAGCCAAGTG ATTGGGGACCTATAGTGGATGTTGTTGGTTATTGTTTCTTAAACCTTGGGTCAGAATATCAGCCTAAAGAACAATTTAATGAATGGATTCAGAAAGGAACAAAACCCATATATATTGGATTTGGGAGTATG CCTCTTGAAGATCCCAAGAAAACTACAGACATGATATTGGAGGCCTTGAAGGACACTGGACAAAGAGGAATAATTGACCGAGGATGGGGAGATTTAGGGAACC TTATGGAAGTTCCTGAGAATGTCTTCcttttggaggattgcccccACGACTGGTTATTTCCTCAATGTGCTGCTGTC GTTCATCACGGTGGTGCAGGAACCACAGCTACAGGACTGAAAGCTGGG TGCCCAACAACCATTGTGCCATTCTTTGGAGATCAGTTCTTTTGGGGTGACATAGTACATAAGCAAGGGCTGGGACCCGCACCAATACCAATAGCTCAACTCAATGTTGAGAGCCTTTCAGATGCAATAAGGTTCATGCTCCAGCCAGAG GTGAAATCACGAGCAATGGAACTAGCAAAGTTGATAGAAAATGAAGACGGTGTTGCAGCTGCCGTTAACGCATTTCACCGGCATTTGCCTCCTGAGCTACCTTTGCCTGCTGCTTCTTCAGATGAAGATGAAGGACATCCCAACTCTATACAATGGTTTTTCATTCAGCTTAACAGGTGGTGCTGCCTTCCTTGCCGTGTGTAG